The following nucleotide sequence is from Streptomyces brevispora.
CCGCATGCCCACTACGCGACAGGCCGCGGTTCGCGAGAGGGACTGATCGCCTCTCGGCCGTCGTGCCCCATCCGTGCCCTTCGTAGCGGACAACAGCGGTCAAGCACGGCGCCCATAGACCACGCCGACCTCATCTGGACCGGGTAAACATGCAGGTCAGGGCGACTGCGCCAATCTAAGCACCGTTGATTCCCAAGCTCAGAGCGCGAGTTCGATTCTCGTCACCCGCTCTTTGAATCAAGGCCCTGGTCGACGACCGGGGCCTTTCTGTTTCTCCCGGAGGTCCAAGGCCGGCAGGCTGGATCTCCGGGCCATCCCGCGCATACTTCGATATGCTTGCTGCGTGCCCTCCACGACTCGCATCACCGTCACGCTCCCCAGCGACCAGGTGGCGGAGCTCCGCAAGCTCACGGACAACGTCTCCGGCTACGTGGCGGAAGCCGTGGCCCGCCAGATCCGGCACCAGCTTCTGGGCGACGACCTCCGCCGCCATGAGGCGGAGCACGGGCCCTTCAGCGACGAGGAGCTCTCCGAGGCCCGCGCGAAGATCTTCGGCAGCGGCGGTGCCTCCAAGGACGCGGACGCCGCGTGAGCGAGCGCATTGAGACCGTCGCTCTGGACTCGGAAGGGCTCTCCGCCTGGATCGCGCAGGACCGCAAGTTCCTCGCGATGCTGCAGGTCTTCCACGACATGGGCGCCGACCTGGTGATCGGGGCGAACACCATCGTTGAAGTCACCCACTCCCGCGCCGACATGCCCCGCCTGAACTGGACGCTGTCCCGCATCAAGGTGGAGC
It contains:
- a CDS encoding type II toxin-antitoxin system CcdA family antitoxin, producing the protein MPSTTRITVTLPSDQVAELRKLTDNVSGYVAEAVARQIRHQLLGDDLRRHEAEHGPFSDEELSEARAKIFGSGGASKDADAA
- a CDS encoding DNA-binding protein — encoded protein: MSERIETVALDSEGLSAWIAQDRKFLAMLQVFHDMGADLVIGANTIVEVTHSRADMPRLNWTLSRIKVEPVTEQAAKAAAELLKGAGLHGHKYAIDATVAEVALRQPKPVALLTSDSDDMTKLCGKQVRIIPL